From Chryseobacterium sp. IHB B 17019, one genomic window encodes:
- the uvrA gene encoding excinuclease ABC subunit UvrA, producing the protein MAHTTDIDIKKQIFVKNAHLNNLKHIDVLIPKNKLIVITGVSGSGKSSLAFDTIYAEGQRRYVESLSSYARQFLGKLEKPKVDDIKGLAPSIAIQQKVISSNPRSTVGTSTEIYDYMKLLFARIGKTFSPASGEEVKKDSVSDVIDFIKASKKDTSFLLTAPLEYDIANFGENLNVLKLAGFTRLEINGNVAGIEDLESFGFTPEKDMEINLVIDRFSYEEDESFLQRLADSIQMAFYEGRGYCSLKNADTGKIREFSNKFELDGIEFLEPNVHFFSFNNPYGACPTCEGYGKVIGIDEDLVVPNKTLSIFEDAVVSWRGESMSEWKKDFIKKAKDFPIHKPYHQLTKEQKNYLWKGDGKSTFPSINNFFKMLEENLYKIQYRVMLSRYRGKTLCPTCEGLRLREETSWVKIDGHNIQSMIELPLDELFPLINSLKLSEHDQEVAKRLLYEITTRLEFLLKVGLGYLTINRTSNTLSGGESQRINLATSLGSSLVGSIYILDEPSIGLHSRDTENLIEVLKNLRDLGNTVIVVEHDEDVMKAADYIIDIGPEAGYLGGELVFAGVYKDLKSADTLTSKYLTGRLEIKVPEKRRKAKEWINIKGARQNNLKNIDVDVPLESLVVISGVSGSGKSTLMKEILTNDIQIQLGMGGKKGDYDSVEFPKKLIKHIELIDQNPIGKSSRSNPVTYLKAYDDIRDLFAKQKVAKMMGYKPKHFSFNVDGGRCDECKGEGVINVSMQFMADIELECEVCKGTRFKNEILDVRYDEKNISDILHMTVDESLEFFKDNNEDKIVTKLKPLQDVGLGYLQLGQSSSTLSGGEAQRVKLASFLVKGVTTDKTLFVFDEPSTGLHFHDIQKLLKSLQALIDLGHSVIVIEHQPDIIKCADYIIDIGPEAGKHGGEVVFAGTPEDLTKNKKSHTAKYIKEKLEN; encoded by the coding sequence ATGGCTCATACAACAGATATAGATATAAAAAAGCAGATTTTCGTTAAGAATGCACACCTTAACAATCTGAAACACATAGATGTACTCATCCCGAAAAATAAATTAATTGTCATCACAGGAGTTTCCGGAAGCGGAAAATCTTCCCTGGCTTTCGACACAATTTATGCGGAAGGACAGAGAAGATATGTAGAGAGTTTAAGCTCTTACGCCCGTCAGTTTTTGGGAAAATTAGAAAAACCTAAAGTTGATGATATTAAAGGCTTGGCGCCTTCAATTGCAATCCAACAAAAGGTAATTTCCTCGAATCCGCGATCAACAGTGGGAACTTCAACGGAAATTTATGATTACATGAAACTTCTTTTCGCAAGAATCGGGAAGACATTTTCTCCGGCTTCGGGTGAAGAAGTAAAAAAAGATTCGGTTTCTGATGTGATAGACTTCATTAAAGCTTCCAAAAAAGATACTTCATTTTTACTGACCGCCCCATTGGAATATGATATCGCAAATTTTGGTGAAAATTTGAATGTCTTAAAGCTGGCTGGTTTCACAAGACTGGAAATCAACGGAAATGTAGCAGGAATTGAGGATCTGGAAAGTTTTGGGTTCACTCCCGAAAAAGATATGGAAATCAATCTGGTAATCGACCGTTTTTCCTACGAAGAAGATGAAAGCTTTTTGCAGCGTCTGGCAGATTCTATTCAGATGGCGTTTTATGAAGGACGCGGATATTGTTCATTAAAGAATGCTGATACCGGAAAAATAAGAGAATTTTCCAATAAGTTTGAGTTGGACGGGATAGAATTTCTTGAACCCAATGTACATTTTTTCAGTTTTAATAATCCTTATGGCGCTTGTCCGACTTGTGAAGGTTACGGAAAAGTTATCGGGATCGACGAAGATCTTGTGGTTCCCAACAAAACACTATCCATTTTTGAAGACGCAGTCGTTTCCTGGAGAGGCGAAAGCATGAGCGAATGGAAAAAAGATTTTATTAAAAAAGCGAAAGACTTCCCTATTCATAAGCCTTATCATCAATTAACAAAAGAACAGAAAAACTATCTTTGGAAGGGTGACGGCAAAAGTACATTTCCATCGATCAATAATTTCTTCAAGATGCTTGAGGAAAATTTATACAAAATTCAGTATCGTGTAATGCTTTCCCGTTATCGCGGAAAGACGCTTTGCCCGACCTGTGAAGGACTTAGATTACGAGAGGAAACGAGCTGGGTAAAAATTGACGGACACAATATCCAGTCGATGATTGAGCTTCCTTTGGACGAGCTTTTTCCATTAATTAACAGCTTAAAACTTTCCGAACACGATCAGGAAGTTGCAAAAAGATTATTATATGAAATCACAACCCGCCTTGAATTTTTATTAAAGGTAGGTCTGGGATATTTAACAATAAACAGGACTTCAAATACCCTTTCCGGTGGTGAAAGTCAGAGGATTAATCTTGCAACGAGCTTGGGAAGTTCCCTGGTGGGGTCTATTTATATTTTAGACGAACCGTCAATCGGGTTGCATTCAAGAGATACTGAAAATTTAATTGAAGTATTGAAAAACCTTCGTGACCTGGGTAACACAGTAATTGTTGTAGAACATGATGAAGATGTGATGAAAGCCGCGGATTATATTATTGATATTGGTCCGGAAGCAGGATATCTCGGTGGCGAACTGGTTTTTGCAGGTGTTTATAAGGACTTGAAAAGTGCAGATACTTTAACGTCAAAATACCTGACCGGAAGACTAGAAATCAAAGTTCCGGAAAAACGCAGAAAAGCAAAGGAATGGATCAATATAAAAGGAGCCCGACAAAATAACCTTAAAAATATCGACGTTGATGTTCCTCTGGAAAGTCTGGTGGTGATTTCCGGTGTTTCTGGAAGTGGAAAATCTACTTTAATGAAGGAAATCCTTACGAACGATATTCAGATTCAATTAGGAATGGGCGGAAAAAAAGGAGATTATGATTCTGTAGAGTTTCCGAAAAAGCTGATTAAGCATATTGAGCTTATTGACCAAAACCCGATCGGAAAATCTTCAAGATCCAATCCCGTGACCTATCTGAAAGCTTACGATGATATTCGTGATCTTTTTGCGAAACAAAAGGTGGCAAAAATGATGGGCTACAAACCGAAACATTTTTCCTTCAATGTGGATGGCGGAAGATGCGATGAATGTAAGGGTGAAGGTGTGATCAATGTTTCCATGCAGTTTATGGCGGATATCGAGCTTGAATGCGAGGTTTGCAAAGGAACCCGTTTTAAAAACGAAATTCTGGATGTAAGATACGACGAGAAAAATATTTCCGATATTCTTCACATGACTGTTGATGAATCGCTTGAGTTTTTCAAAGATAATAATGAAGATAAAATTGTAACGAAATTAAAGCCATTACAGGATGTAGGTCTTGGATATCTGCAGCTGGGGCAAAGCTCTTCTACCCTTTCCGGCGGTGAGGCACAGCGTGTAAAACTGGCTTCATTCCTGGTAAAAGGTGTAACGACAGATAAAACGTTATTCGTTTTTGATGAGCCGTCGACAGGTTTGCATTTCCATGATATTCAAAAATTGCTGAAATCTTTGCAGGCTTTGATTGATCTGGGGCATTCCGTGATTGTTATTGAGCATCAGCCGGATATTATCAAATGTGCAGATTACATCATAGACATTGGCCCGGAAGCTGGAAAACACGGTGGCGAGGTTGTTTTTGCCGGAACACCGGAAGATCTCACAAAAAATAAAAAATCCCATACAGCAAAGTATATAAAAGAAAAGCTGGAAAATTAA
- a CDS encoding TonB-dependent receptor gives MIRKIGSIFFLGALFFVQAQERSTDIETIEIQGKLISIPYKIANQNIMVITREEIQNSPAKSIDEILQQIPGMDIRRRGANGVQSDLGFRGSSFEQVLLLLNGIRMNDSQTGHNSMNLPIDLEDVERIEVIKGPGARRFGQNAFAGVINIITKTHIGKRVKISAEGGDYESYGFGMNAQLGNEKFSNSLQANTNSSQGYMHNTDYEIRNIFYQSKLNIKNGDLRLQAGFSEKKFGANGFYSSPKATEQYEETQASVVSLAHQQTFGKLKFHSNIYWRRGQDMYLFNREKPEIYRNMHIGNNVGGEVNSSYEWGLGTTGVGVELRKEFLASNNLGDRNRFVSQVFFEHHFSFFDKKLNISPGFSWANYSKEGNFFYPGLDVGYSFNQSNKIYGNISKVSRVPTFTDLYYVSKTEVGNVNLLPENAVSAEVGYQFQNKNLLAKISGFMRNSSNSIDWIKNTLDDPIWYAQNVGNINTKGIEIELNQRVLSWLKYTAGYTYLDNEFKASDEFVSRYVLENLKHQFIAKLETKFLKNFTNEIIYRYNERENLGSYNLLDEKISFVKNDFSVYVLINNLTNTSYTETFGVQMPKRWFHVGFSYTININ, from the coding sequence ATGATAAGAAAAATAGGAAGTATTTTTTTCCTCGGAGCATTGTTTTTTGTTCAGGCACAGGAAAGATCAACTGATATTGAAACCATTGAAATTCAGGGAAAACTGATTTCCATACCTTATAAAATTGCCAACCAGAATATTATGGTCATCACACGGGAAGAAATTCAAAATTCGCCGGCAAAAAGTATTGATGAAATCCTCCAGCAGATTCCGGGAATGGATATCAGAAGAAGGGGAGCCAATGGCGTACAGAGCGATCTTGGTTTCCGGGGAAGTTCGTTTGAGCAGGTACTTCTTTTGTTGAACGGAATCAGAATGAATGATTCTCAGACCGGCCACAATTCCATGAATTTACCTATTGATCTGGAAGATGTGGAAAGGATAGAAGTGATAAAAGGTCCCGGAGCAAGGAGGTTTGGGCAAAATGCTTTTGCGGGAGTCATTAACATTATCACCAAAACCCATATTGGGAAAAGAGTGAAAATAAGTGCGGAAGGAGGAGACTACGAAAGCTATGGTTTCGGTATGAATGCTCAATTGGGGAATGAAAAGTTTTCAAATTCCCTTCAGGCAAATACCAATTCCTCACAGGGCTATATGCACAATACCGATTATGAAATCAGGAATATTTTTTATCAGAGTAAATTAAATATAAAAAACGGCGACCTTAGATTGCAGGCTGGTTTTTCAGAGAAAAAATTCGGGGCAAACGGGTTTTATTCTTCACCGAAAGCTACAGAGCAATATGAGGAAACGCAGGCTTCTGTGGTTAGTCTGGCGCATCAGCAGACCTTCGGAAAACTAAAGTTTCATTCTAATATCTATTGGAGAAGAGGCCAGGATATGTATCTTTTTAACAGGGAAAAACCTGAAATTTATCGCAATATGCACATCGGGAATAATGTAGGCGGCGAGGTTAATTCCAGCTATGAATGGGGATTGGGAACAACGGGAGTTGGTGTTGAGCTGAGAAAGGAGTTTTTAGCGAGTAATAATTTGGGCGACAGAAACCGTTTTGTTTCGCAAGTTTTCTTTGAGCATCATTTTTCATTCTTTGACAAAAAATTGAATATCAGTCCGGGCTTTTCATGGGCAAATTATTCCAAGGAAGGAAATTTTTTCTATCCGGGATTAGATGTTGGATATAGTTTTAATCAAAGTAATAAAATTTACGGAAATATTTCAAAGGTTTCGAGGGTTCCTACTTTTACAGACCTTTACTATGTAAGTAAAACAGAAGTAGGCAATGTCAATTTATTGCCTGAGAATGCCGTATCGGCAGAAGTTGGCTATCAGTTTCAGAATAAAAATTTGTTGGCTAAAATCAGTGGTTTTATGAGGAATTCCAGCAATTCGATCGACTGGATAAAAAACACTTTAGATGATCCTATCTGGTACGCTCAAAATGTGGGGAATATCAATACTAAAGGAATAGAAATAGAGTTGAATCAAAGGGTTTTAAGCTGGCTTAAATATACGGCAGGATATACTTATCTTGATAATGAGTTTAAGGCTTCTGATGAGTTTGTTTCCCGATATGTTCTGGAAAACCTGAAGCATCAGTTTATAGCGAAACTAGAAACAAAATTCCTCAAAAATTTCACCAATGAAATTATTTATCGTTATAATGAAAGAGAAAATCTTGGCAGTTATAATCTTTTAGATGAAAAAATAAGTTTCGTTAAAAATGACTTTTCAGTGTATGTTTTAATCAATAATTTAACAAATACTTCATATACAGAAACTTTTGGGGTACAAATGCCGAAAAGATGGTTCCACGTGGGCTTTTCATATACTATTAATATTAATTAA